In the genome of Streptomyces sp. NBC_00190, one region contains:
- a CDS encoding squalene/phytoene synthase family protein has protein sequence MPSWRTTLTAAGISGTRLREDYTHAARRVLRREPAPYLVLRLLAAPPLVPWLAVGLAFMNMVDDVAETGTPSQRAANLAALTGRVEAALTSGDSPDPLLRAYAHAVDARALPAHWVSRFLEGAATAEAGFDGFAAEEDFQAYLDAYAWPGVLVFTGLQYQGGPDPEQAAGWRRFVDAAQRVDFLADLAGDLADGRLCIPRARLDEHSVTRADLEQARDTPAVRALLAAETLRARAALDATDGILELAEPGLRPVTATMTELMAHQLTAVERAGVEALRRDIGYGVAAPLRTLARARRAARGRSRAGGQTPAGSRRQ, from the coding sequence ATGCCGAGCTGGCGCACCACACTCACGGCCGCCGGGATATCCGGCACCCGGCTGCGGGAGGACTACACCCACGCCGCCCGCCGGGTGCTCCGCCGCGAGCCCGCCCCGTACCTCGTGCTGCGCCTGCTCGCCGCGCCGCCCCTGGTGCCCTGGCTCGCCGTCGGCCTCGCCTTCATGAACATGGTCGACGACGTGGCCGAGACCGGCACCCCGTCGCAACGGGCCGCCAACCTGGCCGCGTTGACCGGGCGGGTCGAGGCGGCCCTCACCTCCGGGGACAGCCCCGACCCGCTGCTGCGCGCCTACGCCCACGCCGTGGACGCGCGAGCCCTGCCCGCGCACTGGGTCTCCCGGTTCCTCGAAGGCGCCGCCACCGCCGAAGCGGGCTTCGACGGCTTCGCCGCCGAGGAGGACTTCCAGGCCTACCTCGACGCCTACGCATGGCCGGGGGTACTGGTCTTCACCGGCCTCCAGTACCAGGGCGGACCCGACCCCGAACAGGCCGCGGGCTGGCGGCGGTTCGTCGACGCCGCCCAGCGGGTCGACTTCCTCGCGGACCTCGCCGGGGACCTCGCGGACGGCCGCCTGTGCATCCCGCGCGCCCGCCTCGACGAGCACTCCGTGACCCGCGCCGACCTCGAACAGGCCCGCGACACTCCCGCCGTACGCGCGCTCCTCGCCGCCGAGACCCTGCGCGCCCGGGCCGCCCTCGACGCCACCGACGGCATCCTCGAACTCGCCGAACCCGGGCTGCGACCCGTGACCGCGACGATGACGGAGCTGATGGCGCACCAGCTCACGGCCGTGGAGCGGGCGGGTGTCGAGGCCCTGCGCCGGGACATCGGCTACGGCGTGGCGGCCCCCCTGCGCACCCTCGCCCGAGCCCGGCGCGCGGCCCGCGGCCGATCCCGCGCCGGCGGCCAGACGCCGGCCGGTTCGCGCCGACAGTGA
- a CDS encoding sensor histidine kinase — translation MRGDWSGYRAWKAAWPARVEQWREREAARGGHGGRGGHGGRGPLGPPNGFTLLPWLLMGMGAISNLIQGDTPNPLVGGLGLLLFNSLYISVVFRAFDPRKREALSTRWSLAAMGAVTSALAIAYGGSWLLFFPLLGLATGTVVRGRRLGPVMFGLSALAGAIAVYRDGWGALGIFYGTFLSGMVTAAILALSETVGELRETRQELARAAVEQERLRFSRDLHDLLGHTLSVIVVKSEAARRIAPRDMDAALAQVADIESVGRQALTEIREAVTGYREASLAGELDRARGTLTAAGIEPVVQQSGPPLPPRTAALLGWVVRESVTNVIRHSAAATCEIEVRGAAGRARLVITDDGDGVGSTPPGSGLTGLAERLAAAGGTLHSGPAPGGGFRVTAELPVEEAMQDMAQETAQETVDGTGAESGAAVGTRSEESR, via the coding sequence ATGCGAGGCGACTGGAGCGGCTACCGGGCGTGGAAGGCCGCATGGCCGGCCCGGGTGGAGCAGTGGCGCGAGCGCGAGGCCGCTCGCGGTGGTCATGGCGGCCGCGGTGGTCATGGCGGCCGCGGTCCGCTGGGCCCGCCCAATGGATTCACCCTGCTGCCCTGGCTGCTGATGGGCATGGGCGCCATCTCGAACCTCATCCAGGGGGACACCCCCAACCCGCTGGTCGGCGGGCTCGGCCTGCTGCTCTTCAACTCCCTCTACATCAGCGTGGTGTTCCGCGCGTTCGATCCGCGCAAGCGCGAGGCCCTGAGCACCCGTTGGAGCCTGGCCGCGATGGGCGCGGTCACCAGCGCCCTCGCCATTGCCTACGGAGGCAGCTGGCTGCTGTTCTTCCCCCTGCTCGGCCTCGCCACCGGAACCGTGGTCCGGGGCCGCCGGCTCGGCCCGGTGATGTTCGGGCTCAGTGCCCTCGCCGGTGCGATCGCCGTGTACCGGGACGGGTGGGGCGCGCTGGGGATCTTCTACGGGACCTTCCTGTCCGGCATGGTCACCGCTGCCATCCTGGCCCTGTCCGAGACAGTGGGGGAGCTGCGCGAGACCCGGCAGGAGCTGGCGCGGGCGGCCGTGGAGCAGGAGCGGCTGCGCTTCTCCCGCGATCTGCACGACCTGCTCGGCCACACCCTCTCGGTGATCGTCGTGAAGTCGGAGGCGGCCCGCCGCATAGCGCCCCGGGACATGGACGCGGCCCTCGCCCAGGTCGCGGACATCGAGTCGGTCGGCCGCCAGGCGCTCACCGAGATCCGCGAGGCCGTCACCGGCTACCGGGAGGCGAGCCTGGCAGGAGAACTGGACCGGGCCCGCGGCACCCTCACCGCCGCCGGGATCGAGCCCGTGGTGCAGCAGTCAGGGCCCCCGCTGCCCCCGCGGACGGCGGCCCTGCTGGGCTGGGTGGTCCGCGAATCCGTCACCAACGTCATCCGGCACAGTGCCGCCGCGACCTGCGAGATCGAGGTACGCGGGGCCGCCGGGCGGGCCCGCCTGGTGATCACGGACGACGGTGACGGCGTAGGCTCGACGCCGCCGGGCAGCGGCCTGACCGGCCTGGCCGAACGCCTCGCCGCGGCGGGCGGCACGCTGCACAGCGGCCCGGCTCCCGGCGGCGGGTTCCGGGTGACCGCCGAACTCCCGGTGGAGGAAGCGATGCAGGATATGGCGCAGGAGACGGCGCAGGAGACCGTGGACGGCACCGGGGCCGAGTCCGGCGCGGCCGTGGGAACCCGGAGCGAGGAGAGTCGATGA
- a CDS encoding response regulator transcription factor — protein MIRVLLAEDQGMMRGALALLLGLEEDIEVVAQVAAGDEIVPAALDARPDVALLDIELPGRSGLDAAAELRTRCPGCRVLILTTFGRPGYLRRAMEAGAAGFLVKDGPVEELAAAVRRVLAGETVIDPALAAAALSAGPSPLTAREADVLNAAVDGATVADIAAKLHLSESTVRNYLSSAIGKTGTRNRMEAVRAARRQGWL, from the coding sequence ATGATCAGGGTCCTGCTGGCCGAGGACCAGGGCATGATGCGGGGCGCGCTGGCCCTGCTGCTCGGGCTGGAGGAGGACATCGAGGTGGTGGCACAGGTCGCCGCCGGGGACGAGATCGTGCCCGCCGCCCTCGACGCGCGGCCCGACGTGGCCCTGCTCGACATCGAACTCCCGGGCCGCAGCGGGCTCGACGCCGCCGCCGAGCTGCGCACCCGGTGCCCCGGCTGCCGGGTGCTGATCCTGACCACCTTCGGCCGGCCCGGCTATCTGCGGCGGGCGATGGAGGCCGGGGCCGCCGGATTCCTCGTGAAGGACGGGCCGGTGGAGGAACTGGCCGCGGCCGTCCGCCGGGTACTCGCGGGGGAGACCGTGATCGACCCCGCGCTCGCGGCCGCGGCACTGAGCGCGGGGCCCAGCCCGCTGACGGCGCGGGAGGCCGATGTCCTCAACGCGGCGGTGGACGGGGCGACCGTGGCCGACATCGCGGCGAAGCTGCACCTGTCCGAATCGACCGTACGGAACTACCTGTCCTCGGCCATCGGCAAGACCGGCACCCGCAATCGCATGGAGGCCGTCCGCGCCGCCCGCCGCCAGGGCTGGCTCTGA
- a CDS encoding LysM peptidoglycan-binding domain-containing protein, giving the protein MPAKGKHRRPKNNPITRKLAIAGTGGAALALPLISTTTAGAAEAAAPMTYSVVAGDTLSKIAAEHSLSGGWEQLYLANKGTVGTDPSIIRPGLKLTLAAQAKSAAAKPAAAAKPAAAYPNNLDGWIRESLDVMAKHGIPGSYNGIHRNVMRESSGNPLAINNWDINAQNGIPSKGLLQVIDPTFRAYHVPGTSMDSYDPVANITAACNYAAARYGSIDNVNGAY; this is encoded by the coding sequence ATGCCCGCTAAGGGAAAGCACCGCCGGCCGAAGAACAACCCGATCACCCGCAAGCTGGCCATCGCCGGCACGGGTGGCGCGGCCCTCGCCCTCCCCCTGATCAGCACGACCACCGCCGGGGCGGCGGAGGCGGCCGCCCCGATGACCTATTCCGTGGTCGCGGGCGACACCCTTTCCAAGATCGCGGCGGAGCATTCCCTGAGCGGCGGCTGGGAGCAGCTGTACCTGGCGAACAAGGGCACCGTCGGCACCGACCCGTCGATCATTCGGCCGGGCCTCAAGCTGACCCTCGCCGCCCAGGCGAAGAGCGCGGCCGCCAAGCCCGCCGCGGCCGCCAAGCCCGCCGCCGCCTACCCGAACAATCTCGACGGCTGGATCCGCGAGTCGCTGGACGTGATGGCCAAGCACGGCATTCCCGGCAGCTACAACGGAATTCACCGCAATGTGATGCGCGAGTCCTCGGGCAATCCCCTCGCCATCAACAACTGGGACATCAACGCCCAGAACGGGATCCCGTCCAAGGGCCTGCTCCAGGTCATCGACCCGACGTTCCGTGCCTACCACGTGCCCGGCACCTCGATGGACTCCTACGACCCGGTCGCCAACATCACGGCCGCCTGCAACTACGCGGCCGCCCGCTACGGCTCGATCGACAACGTCAACGGGGCCTACTAG
- a CDS encoding dihydrodipicolinate synthase family protein: MADGIEGLTLHGIHVPLVTPFTHTGEVAAEALEALAHEVLDAGATGIVALGTTAEAATLDEAERDLVTDVCARVCAERGAPLTVGAGASGTRAAEASLTRLARWPQARAALVTVPSFVRPSAAGVLAHFARLAEVSPVPLIVYHIPYRTGQPLDAAALRALGSLAGVAGVKYAGGGIGQDTVALLGDLPAGCEVLAGDDAYLSPLLALGAGGGILASAHLATARFAELAAAWRAGDVARARPLGHALARMSAAAFAEPNPAVVKGVLHAQGRIPTPGVRLPLLPASQEAVAATLERLTEL; encoded by the coding sequence ATGGCAGACGGCATCGAAGGCCTCACCCTGCACGGGATCCACGTACCCCTCGTCACCCCGTTCACCCACACCGGGGAGGTCGCCGCCGAGGCACTGGAGGCGCTCGCCCACGAGGTGCTCGACGCGGGCGCCACCGGGATCGTCGCCCTCGGCACCACCGCCGAGGCGGCCACGCTCGACGAGGCGGAGCGCGATCTCGTCACCGACGTCTGTGCCCGGGTCTGCGCGGAGCGGGGCGCGCCGCTGACCGTGGGCGCCGGGGCGAGCGGGACCCGGGCCGCCGAGGCTTCACTGACCCGGCTGGCGCGGTGGCCGCAGGCGCGGGCGGCGCTGGTGACCGTGCCCTCGTTCGTACGGCCCTCGGCGGCGGGCGTGTTGGCGCATTTCGCGCGGCTGGCCGAGGTGAGCCCCGTACCGCTGATCGTCTATCACATCCCGTACCGGACGGGGCAGCCGCTGGACGCCGCCGCGCTGCGGGCGCTCGGCTCGCTCGCGGGGGTCGCGGGTGTGAAGTACGCGGGCGGCGGCATCGGGCAGGACACGGTGGCGCTCCTCGGTGACCTGCCGGCCGGGTGCGAGGTGCTGGCCGGTGACGACGCGTACCTCTCGCCGCTGCTGGCGCTGGGCGCGGGGGGCGGGATCCTGGCCTCGGCGCACCTGGCGACGGCCCGGTTCGCGGAGCTCGCCGCGGCCTGGCGGGCGGGTGACGTGGCGCGGGCGCGGCCCCTGGGGCACGCCCTGGCCCGGATGTCGGCGGCGGCCTTCGCCGAGCCCAATCCTGCGGTCGTCAAGGGCGTGCTGCACGCCCAGGGACGGATCCCCACGCCCGGCGTACGGCTCCCCCTGCTGCCGGCCTCACAGGAGGCGGTGGCGGCCACCCTGGAGCGGCTGACGGAGCTCTGA
- a CDS encoding LysR family transcriptional regulator — translation MLDVRRLRLLRELARRGTIAAVAEALSFSPSAVSQQLGVLEREAGLPLLERTGRRVRLTPAGQNLVHHAEAVLERLEQAEADLAEARSGLAGALRIGAFPTATRAIVPAALTALARRHPGLEPMVCETDPAAVAHALRAGDLDVALVHAYDFVPAAEEPGLATEPLYGEAMYLAAPAGETTGPPPGTGQDAALRAHADAPWITATSGTLCHAMTVRACQAAGFTPRVRHQVDEFATVLALVAAGQGVAVVPQLGVAGPAGPGVRLTRLVMQRRTNLAFRSGAGAHPAVAAFGAALRASVPPELAGDASPGFPGTQSGGR, via the coding sequence ATGCTCGACGTACGACGCCTGCGCCTGCTGCGCGAACTGGCCCGCCGCGGGACCATCGCCGCCGTCGCCGAGGCCCTCTCCTTCAGCCCTTCGGCGGTATCCCAGCAACTCGGCGTCCTCGAACGCGAAGCCGGTCTGCCCCTGCTGGAGCGCACCGGCCGCCGGGTCCGCCTCACCCCGGCCGGGCAGAACCTGGTGCACCACGCCGAAGCCGTACTCGAACGGCTGGAACAAGCCGAGGCCGACCTCGCCGAGGCGCGCAGCGGCCTGGCCGGGGCCCTGCGCATCGGAGCCTTCCCCACCGCCACCCGGGCCATCGTCCCGGCCGCCCTGACCGCCCTGGCCCGGCGCCACCCGGGGCTGGAGCCGATGGTCTGCGAGACGGACCCGGCGGCGGTCGCCCACGCCCTGCGGGCGGGGGACCTGGACGTGGCCCTGGTCCACGCGTACGACTTCGTGCCCGCCGCCGAGGAGCCCGGGCTGGCCACCGAGCCGCTGTACGGGGAGGCGATGTACCTCGCCGCGCCGGCCGGGGAGACAACCGGACCGCCGCCCGGCACCGGCCAGGACGCCGCCTTGCGCGCCCACGCGGACGCCCCCTGGATCACCGCCACCTCCGGCACCCTGTGCCACGCCATGACCGTACGGGCCTGCCAGGCGGCCGGGTTCACCCCGCGGGTTCGCCACCAGGTCGACGAGTTCGCCACCGTGCTCGCCCTGGTCGCGGCAGGTCAGGGCGTGGCCGTCGTACCGCAGCTCGGGGTCGCCGGCCCGGCCGGACCGGGCGTGCGCCTCACCCGCCTGGTGATGCAGCGCCGTACGAACCTCGCCTTCCGCAGCGGAGCCGGCGCCCACCCGGCCGTGGCCGCCTTCGGCGCGGCCCTGCGGGCGTCCGTACCGCCGGAACTGGCAGGGGACGCCTCCCCGGGGTTCCCCGGGACGCAGTCCGGGGGGAGGTAG
- a CDS encoding S-(hydroxymethyl)mycothiol dehydrogenase: MTHRVRGVIARSKGAPVETTTILVPDPGPGEALVRVQACGVCHTDLHYREGGINDEFPFLLGHEAAGIVESVGADVTSVAPGDFVVLNWRAVCGTCRACRRGRPWYCFATHNATQPMTLEDGTPLSPALGIGAFAEKTLVAAGQCTKVDPAAAPAAAGLLGCGVMAGLGAALNTGNVGRGDSVAVIGCGGVGNAAVAGARLAGASRIIAVDLDDRKLEWARGLGATHTVNGRKEDVVQAIQGLTDGNGADVVIEAVGRPETYRQAFYARDLAGTVVLVGVPTPEMKLELPLLDVFGRGGALKSSWYGDCLPERDFPMLVDLYLQGRLDLDAFVSETIPLDGIEDAFARMERGEVLRSVVEFP, from the coding sequence GTGACGCATCGCGTACGAGGGGTCATCGCCCGGAGCAAGGGCGCACCGGTGGAGACGACGACGATCCTCGTGCCCGACCCGGGACCGGGCGAGGCGCTCGTCCGGGTCCAGGCCTGCGGGGTCTGCCACACCGACCTGCACTACCGGGAGGGCGGCATCAACGACGAGTTCCCGTTCCTGCTCGGCCACGAGGCCGCCGGGATCGTGGAATCGGTCGGTGCGGACGTCACCTCCGTGGCCCCCGGCGACTTCGTCGTCCTCAACTGGCGTGCGGTGTGCGGGACCTGCCGGGCCTGCCGGCGCGGACGCCCCTGGTACTGCTTCGCCACGCACAACGCCACCCAGCCCATGACGCTGGAGGACGGCACCCCGCTCTCCCCGGCGCTCGGCATCGGCGCCTTCGCCGAGAAGACCCTGGTCGCCGCGGGCCAGTGCACCAAGGTGGACCCGGCCGCGGCGCCGGCAGCCGCCGGACTCCTCGGCTGCGGGGTGATGGCCGGCCTCGGCGCCGCCCTGAACACCGGCAACGTCGGGCGGGGCGACTCCGTCGCCGTCATCGGCTGCGGGGGAGTGGGCAACGCGGCCGTGGCCGGGGCCCGGCTGGCGGGCGCCTCCAGGATCATCGCGGTCGACCTCGACGACCGGAAGCTGGAGTGGGCGCGCGGTCTGGGCGCCACGCACACCGTCAACGGCCGTAAGGAAGACGTGGTCCAGGCCATCCAGGGGCTGACCGACGGGAACGGCGCCGACGTGGTGATCGAGGCGGTCGGCCGCCCCGAGACCTACCGGCAGGCCTTCTACGCCCGCGACCTGGCCGGAACCGTGGTCCTGGTCGGTGTGCCGACCCCGGAGATGAAGCTCGAACTCCCGCTGCTGGACGTCTTCGGCCGCGGCGGGGCGCTGAAGTCCTCCTGGTACGGGGACTGCCTGCCCGAGCGTGACTTCCCCATGCTCGTCGACCTCTACCTGCAGGGCCGTCTCGACCTGGACGCCTTCGTCTCCGAGACCATCCCCCTCGACGGGATCGAAGACGCCTTCGCCCGGATGGAGCGGGGCGAGGTGCTCCGCTCGGTGGTCGAGTTCCCGTAA